The Synergistaceae bacterium DZ-S4 genome includes a region encoding these proteins:
- the hemW gene encoding radical SAM family heme chaperone HemW: protein MSGNANPFEPPAGGLSLYLHVPFCERKCPYCAFESKVPSEGEKDLWLEMVERELHWWEARIGRPSLATCYIGGGTPTVLSGPEWARLAEMLENHFTFDADSEVTVEANPNSLSADHLLFWREWRTTRVSIGVQSFDDAELAQLGRLHTAARACEAISASLASGFSVNADFMFGLPGQTFRNWARTLSQAAASGIAHISLYQLTIEPGTEWGSMPEDELSDGYLPYRWGQWYLPLKGFGQYEIANFAKYGHESRHNINYWKEGDYLGIGPGASGHIKGWRYKNISGLSRYSGSLKKGASAIASGERLKGSRRASEAAVLALRMKQGIEREAFAQKYGSDEESRIIKLLEAFPEDLYSVSGNRISLTPKGMRVANRIWSELV, encoded by the coding sequence ATGTCAGGAAACGCAAACCCTTTCGAGCCTCCCGCAGGGGGGCTCTCACTTTATCTTCATGTACCCTTCTGCGAAAGGAAGTGTCCCTACTGCGCCTTTGAGAGCAAGGTCCCTTCAGAAGGTGAGAAAGACCTTTGGCTTGAAATGGTGGAAAGGGAGCTTCATTGGTGGGAAGCGCGGATAGGAAGGCCGTCACTTGCGACATGCTACATAGGAGGAGGTACCCCGACAGTCCTGAGCGGTCCCGAATGGGCCAGGCTCGCTGAGATGCTGGAGAACCACTTCACGTTCGATGCTGATTCAGAGGTGACAGTCGAGGCAAATCCAAACTCCCTCAGCGCAGATCACCTGCTCTTCTGGAGGGAATGGCGCACCACAAGGGTCAGCATCGGCGTACAGAGCTTCGACGATGCTGAACTGGCGCAGCTCGGCAGGCTTCACACCGCCGCGCGGGCCTGCGAGGCGATATCCGCCTCACTCGCGTCAGGCTTTTCAGTCAATGCCGACTTTATGTTCGGGCTTCCCGGACAGACCTTCAGGAACTGGGCCAGGACACTGTCTCAGGCCGCGGCTTCCGGCATAGCGCACATATCCCTCTACCAGCTTACTATCGAACCCGGAACAGAGTGGGGTTCAATGCCGGAGGATGAACTTTCGGACGGCTATCTGCCGTACAGGTGGGGCCAGTGGTATCTGCCATTAAAGGGATTCGGGCAGTATGAGATAGCTAATTTTGCGAAATACGGACATGAAAGCAGGCACAACATAAATTACTGGAAAGAAGGGGACTATCTTGGGATAGGCCCCGGCGCTTCCGGCCACATCAAGGGGTGGCGCTACAAAAACATCTCCGGGCTGAGCAGGTATTCGGGCTCCCTGAAAAAAGGGGCCAGCGCTATAGCTTCGGGTGAGAGGCTCAAGGGAAGCCGCAGGGCTTCAGAAGCGGCTGTGCTGGCACTCAGGATGAAACAGGGGATAGAAAGGGAAGCCTTTGCCCAAAAATACGGTTCCGATGAAGAGTCGCGTATAATCAAACTATTGGAGGCCTTCCCCGAAGACCTGTACTCCGTTTCCGGGAACAGGATATCCCTGACGCCAAAGGGAATGAGGGTCGCCAACAGGATCTGGTCCGAACTGGTTTGA
- the lepA gene encoding translation elongation factor 4: MILDKIRNFSIIAHVNHGKSTLADRLLEETGTIDGRNMKAQLLDMLELERERGITIKLVPVRMNYTAGDGREYILNLIDTPGHVDFTYEVSRSLAACEGAVLVVDAAQGVEAQTVANSYLAIDLNLELIPVLNKIDLPSAQPDRVKKELEDIIGINADDAVSVSAKTGEGIADLLERIVRDVPAPSGDPDAPLQALIFDSVYDNYKGVICYVRVVNGTLQPGKNIRFMATGRDYELDEVGIFRPDMVKVSELGPGEVGYIAASVKSIEEARVGDTITEARRPATVPLPGYRKVKPVVFCGFYPVEREDINQLREALEKLQINDSAISFEPENSAALGFGFRCGFLGLLHMEIAKERLSREFGVDLVATAPNVVYQIVLTNQDIIEAHKPSDFPEQVKTEEIREPFIKLTIFIPEQFVGAAMQLCQDKRGTYVSMDYITPERVRLTYDMPLAEFILDFHDKLKSCTKGYASLDYDHIGFRTANLVKVDLLLQDEPVDAFSFICHADQAYHRGHAVVGKLKELIPRQLFEIPVQAAVGKKVIVRMNIKAVRKDVLAKCYGGDITRKRKLLEKQKEGKKRMKQVGRVSIPQEAFLAFMDVTKSEEK, from the coding sequence ATGATCCTCGATAAGATCCGAAATTTTAGCATAATAGCCCACGTCAACCACGGCAAGTCGACGCTTGCCGACCGTCTCCTTGAGGAGACGGGTACGATCGACGGCAGGAACATGAAGGCTCAGCTGCTCGACATGCTTGAACTTGAGCGGGAGCGCGGCATAACAATCAAGCTTGTCCCTGTAAGGATGAACTACACTGCCGGGGACGGACGGGAATACATCCTCAACCTCATTGACACTCCCGGTCACGTCGATTTTACATACGAGGTGTCGCGTTCACTGGCTGCGTGCGAGGGCGCCGTCCTGGTCGTCGACGCCGCTCAGGGTGTCGAGGCCCAGACTGTCGCGAACAGCTACCTTGCGATAGACCTTAACCTCGAGCTTATCCCCGTCCTCAACAAGATAGACCTCCCTTCGGCGCAGCCCGACAGGGTGAAAAAAGAACTGGAGGATATCATAGGGATAAACGCCGACGACGCAGTCAGCGTAAGCGCAAAGACAGGAGAGGGGATAGCGGACCTCCTTGAGCGGATAGTACGTGATGTCCCCGCGCCGTCGGGTGATCCCGATGCCCCCCTACAGGCCCTTATCTTTGACTCGGTATATGACAACTACAAGGGTGTCATTTGCTATGTAAGGGTCGTCAACGGCACCCTCCAGCCCGGAAAGAACATAAGGTTTATGGCGACAGGCCGTGACTATGAGCTTGACGAGGTAGGGATATTCAGGCCCGACATGGTCAAGGTCTCGGAGCTGGGGCCGGGCGAGGTCGGATACATCGCCGCGAGTGTCAAGTCCATAGAAGAGGCCCGCGTGGGCGATACCATCACAGAGGCAAGGCGTCCGGCAACGGTCCCGCTGCCGGGGTACAGAAAGGTGAAGCCCGTCGTTTTCTGCGGATTCTACCCCGTGGAAAGGGAGGACATAAACCAGCTGCGGGAGGCCCTTGAAAAACTGCAGATCAACGATTCGGCGATCAGCTTTGAACCGGAGAACTCCGCCGCGCTGGGCTTCGGATTCCGCTGCGGCTTCCTTGGCCTGCTCCACATGGAGATAGCGAAGGAAAGGCTCAGCAGGGAGTTCGGCGTCGATCTGGTCGCAACAGCCCCCAACGTCGTATACCAGATAGTGCTGACCAATCAGGATATAATAGAGGCGCATAAGCCTTCGGACTTCCCGGAACAGGTCAAAACCGAGGAGATAAGGGAGCCTTTCATCAAGCTGACGATATTTATCCCGGAACAGTTTGTCGGTGCCGCCATGCAGCTCTGCCAGGACAAGAGAGGCACTTATGTCAGCATGGACTACATAACGCCCGAAAGGGTGAGGCTCACTTACGACATGCCGCTTGCGGAATTCATACTCGACTTCCACGACAAGCTCAAGTCGTGCACAAAGGGTTATGCCTCCCTCGACTACGACCACATAGGCTTCCGGACGGCCAACCTCGTCAAGGTGGACCTTCTTCTGCAGGATGAGCCTGTGGACGCCTTCTCCTTCATCTGTCACGCTGACCAGGCATACCACAGGGGGCATGCAGTTGTAGGGAAGCTCAAGGAACTCATACCGAGGCAGCTTTTTGAGATACCCGTACAGGCTGCGGTAGGGAAAAAGGTCATCGTAAGGATGAACATAAAAGCAGTCAGGAAAGACGTTCTCGCAAAGTGCTACGGGGGGGACATAACCAGAAAACGGAAACTGCTGGAAAAGCAGAAAGAGGGCAAGAAGCGCATGAAGCAGGTGGGGAGGGTCTCGATACCTCAGGAAGCCTTCCTCGCGTTCATGGATGTCACGAAGTCAGAGGAGAAATAA
- a CDS encoding PQQ-binding-like beta-propeller repeat protein: MDRIKLNITVCLLFLTLALQLPASAQDWPMFRANIRRTGNAADIAAGADLAGRKDWTVKIPDAVRSSPAIFNDSIIFGSNNGNIYSMDLYSGKIKWTFPTGNWVVSSPAIADGKVFAGSYDSRMYCLDADTGKMIWKFTTHNSIHSSPAVADGIVYFGSNDGFVYAVDIKTGWQKWRYKTERAVQGSPAVSGGVVYVGNDEGKLFALDAASGKLRWRAVVGGPIVSAPAVKDGHLYFTSQDGKIYCARIKHQAVIWNYDSKAQIETSPLVEDGRVVFGNIRGWVTSLDALTGSPVWKYKANESVYSSPAAFSGKIFFGTNSDVLVCLDGKTGSVVWRAPFNADVLTSPAIAGDRIVVAGADGKVCTLQ; this comes from the coding sequence TTGGACCGTATAAAACTGAACATTACCGTATGTCTGCTGTTTCTGACACTCGCACTGCAGCTCCCGGCTTCGGCGCAGGACTGGCCGATGTTCCGCGCAAACATCCGCAGGACCGGGAATGCCGCCGACATTGCCGCCGGCGCAGATCTCGCCGGGAGAAAGGACTGGACCGTAAAGATCCCCGATGCCGTCAGGTCTTCGCCTGCGATCTTCAACGATTCGATAATATTCGGATCCAATAACGGCAACATCTACTCAATGGATCTTTATTCCGGAAAGATCAAATGGACCTTCCCCACAGGCAACTGGGTCGTATCCTCCCCCGCCATAGCTGACGGCAAAGTTTTCGCAGGGAGCTACGACAGCAGGATGTACTGCCTGGACGCAGATACCGGGAAGATGATATGGAAATTCACGACTCACAACAGCATACATTCCTCCCCGGCAGTCGCTGACGGAATCGTCTACTTCGGCTCAAACGACGGCTTTGTCTATGCCGTTGACATAAAGACAGGCTGGCAGAAGTGGAGGTACAAGACGGAGCGGGCGGTGCAGGGATCCCCTGCTGTATCCGGGGGAGTGGTCTATGTCGGCAACGATGAGGGCAAGCTCTTCGCCCTGGATGCCGCCTCCGGAAAGCTAAGGTGGCGTGCCGTAGTCGGAGGACCGATAGTTTCCGCGCCTGCCGTTAAAGACGGCCATCTCTACTTCACAAGCCAGGACGGGAAGATCTACTGCGCGAGGATCAAGCATCAGGCGGTCATATGGAACTATGACTCAAAGGCGCAGATCGAGACCTCCCCCCTTGTCGAGGACGGAAGGGTAGTATTCGGCAACATCAGGGGGTGGGTCACCTCGCTTGACGCGCTTACCGGATCACCGGTCTGGAAATACAAGGCCAATGAGTCCGTCTACTCATCCCCGGCCGCGTTTTCAGGGAAGATTTTCTTCGGGACCAACAGCGACGTCCTGGTCTGCCTTGACGGAAAGACAGGCAGCGTAGTCTGGAGGGCCCCCTTCAACGCCGACGTACTGACCTCACCCGCAATAGCAGGGGACAGGATAGTGGTTGCTGGGGCGGATGGTAAGGTTTGCACCCTACAATAG
- a CDS encoding amidohydrolase — translation MYSEEMTLARMVERRRDLHRYPETGWAEFRTTSKIAEALAGAGMDIRFAGDLVDPEYVMGRGADTEAQTERAIRQGASPDLIKKMKGLTGLVAEIETRRPGPLTAIRFDIDSVDTTETEDPEHLPVICGFRSVNNGSMHACAHDGHAAVGMTLAEVISAERDSLRGKIRFIFQPAEEGARGGYAFLKAGSVDDADYFLTLHLGLGNPTGTVFGGTDGFLYSTKIDADYKGVGAHAGAEPQKGRNALLAAASAALSIHGIPPSSDGLVRTNVGVLNAGDGRNVVPPNAHMKIETRGATEDAALYIYRAVMRILNGAAEMYDVKLTTRKCGEAISASSDPDLARTVMEAAAKVRGVNRRELIQPMAGSDDACWLMKRVQERGGKATYIGIGADTKAGHHNDHFDFDENAMGIALGVLYRTVFLLNGKKTAERS, via the coding sequence ATGTACTCAGAAGAAATGACATTGGCCAGAATGGTGGAGAGGAGACGGGATCTCCACAGGTACCCTGAAACAGGATGGGCTGAATTCAGGACTACATCGAAGATAGCTGAAGCGCTGGCCGGTGCCGGAATGGATATCCGCTTCGCCGGTGATCTCGTCGATCCCGAATACGTAATGGGACGCGGAGCGGATACCGAAGCTCAGACAGAGAGAGCCATCCGGCAGGGAGCTTCCCCGGATCTCATAAAAAAAATGAAGGGGCTGACCGGCCTTGTTGCTGAGATAGAGACAAGAAGACCCGGACCATTGACTGCGATACGTTTTGACATTGACAGCGTGGATACCACAGAGACGGAGGATCCGGAGCATTTGCCGGTCATCTGCGGTTTCAGGTCGGTGAACAACGGCAGCATGCATGCCTGTGCGCATGACGGCCATGCCGCTGTAGGGATGACCCTGGCAGAGGTCATTTCAGCCGAAAGAGACTCTCTCAGAGGAAAAATACGCTTCATCTTCCAGCCTGCGGAGGAGGGCGCGAGGGGCGGATACGCATTCCTGAAGGCCGGGTCAGTCGATGACGCCGACTATTTCCTGACGCTGCACCTCGGACTCGGCAATCCGACCGGGACAGTCTTCGGAGGGACTGACGGGTTTCTGTACTCGACAAAGATCGATGCTGACTACAAAGGTGTCGGTGCCCATGCAGGCGCCGAACCCCAGAAGGGGAGAAACGCCCTTCTGGCCGCCGCCTCCGCCGCGCTCAGCATCCACGGCATCCCGCCCTCTTCAGACGGCCTTGTCAGGACCAACGTCGGTGTGCTTAATGCCGGAGACGGCAGAAACGTCGTCCCCCCAAACGCGCACATGAAGATAGAGACAAGGGGAGCGACTGAAGATGCCGCTCTCTACATATACCGGGCAGTCATGAGGATCCTGAACGGCGCTGCCGAGATGTACGATGTAAAACTGACCACCCGGAAGTGCGGTGAGGCCATAAGCGCAAGCAGCGACCCCGATCTGGCCCGGACCGTAATGGAAGCCGCAGCCAAAGTAAGGGGAGTAAACAGGAGAGAACTGATACAGCCGATGGCCGGAAGCGACGACGCCTGCTGGCTGATGAAAAGGGTACAGGAGAGGGGCGGCAAAGCCACCTATATAGGCATCGGAGCAGACACAAAAGCAGGCCACCACAACGATCATTTCGACTTCGACGAGAACGCGATGGGCATAGCACTGGGAGTGCTTTACAGGACTGTTTTTTTGCTGAATGGCAAAAAAACGGCTGAGCGGTCGTAA
- the lysA gene encoding diaminopimelate decarboxylase — MDVFINLETAQELLGRYGSPLYVYSEKILRERCRDLLTAFRGRITPSYSVKANTNPSLLKIIRGEGLSADAMSPGEIFVLERSGFGAKEIFYIGNNVSREEMSCCIERGILVSVDSLSQLEQFGMISPGSRVAVRFNPGTGAGHCDKVITAGHNTKFGVQREFCPEVKKILERYSLRLAGINQHIGSLFLEPAPYVDAAGSLLDMAAEHFPGLEFIDFGGGFGVPYRSGEKRLDLAELARMMFEKIDSFLQKYDNKEVRFKCEPGRYISAECGVLLGTVHAVKTNYGKCYVGTDIGFNVLMRPVLYGSYHEIEVLSSDRPENGMTEATIVGNICESGDILASDREIGPVSEGDIIAVKNAGAYGYSMASNYNCRLRPAEVLISEDGAERLIRKADTLESLMANF; from the coding sequence ATGGATGTGTTTATAAACCTTGAAACAGCACAGGAATTGCTCGGCAGATACGGCAGCCCTCTTTACGTTTACAGCGAAAAGATCCTGCGGGAGAGGTGCCGTGATCTGCTCACTGCATTCCGCGGAAGGATCACACCCAGTTATTCCGTCAAGGCCAACACGAACCCGTCGCTTTTGAAGATCATTCGCGGGGAGGGGCTGAGTGCAGATGCGATGTCGCCCGGTGAAATATTTGTCCTGGAAAGATCCGGATTCGGCGCCAAAGAGATCTTCTACATAGGAAACAACGTCTCACGTGAAGAGATGAGCTGCTGTATCGAGAGAGGGATACTCGTCAGCGTAGATTCGCTCTCCCAGCTTGAACAGTTCGGCATGATATCTCCCGGGAGCAGAGTCGCTGTAAGGTTCAACCCCGGGACCGGGGCCGGACACTGCGACAAGGTCATCACGGCCGGCCATAATACAAAATTCGGCGTACAGCGGGAATTCTGCCCGGAGGTAAAAAAGATACTTGAAAGATACAGCCTTAGACTGGCTGGCATAAACCAGCACATAGGCTCCCTTTTCCTTGAGCCGGCCCCCTATGTCGATGCAGCGGGGTCGCTCCTTGATATGGCAGCCGAGCACTTCCCGGGCCTCGAATTCATCGATTTCGGGGGAGGTTTCGGCGTTCCGTACAGGTCCGGAGAAAAGAGACTTGACCTCGCTGAGCTGGCCCGCATGATGTTTGAGAAGATCGACTCCTTCCTTCAGAAATACGACAATAAAGAGGTACGCTTCAAATGCGAACCCGGCAGGTACATATCGGCCGAATGCGGAGTCCTGCTCGGGACCGTACATGCCGTCAAGACGAATTACGGCAAATGCTACGTCGGCACCGACATAGGCTTCAACGTGCTGATGAGGCCTGTGCTCTACGGCTCGTACCACGAGATAGAAGTGCTCTCCTCCGACAGACCGGAGAACGGCATGACAGAGGCCACGATAGTGGGGAACATATGCGAGAGCGGTGACATCCTGGCCTCCGACAGGGAGATCGGTCCCGTTTCCGAAGGCGACATCATCGCTGTGAAGAACGCCGGGGCATACGGCTATTCAATGGCGTCGAACTACAACTGCAGACTCCGCCCGGCAGAGGTCCTTATTTCAGAGGACGGGGCCGAGAGGCTCATCCGTAAGGCGGATACGCTCGAAAGCCTCATGGCGAACTTCTGA
- a CDS encoding NAD-dependent malic enzyme: MDYALESLKLHEKWKGKIEVISTVPVKTKEDLSLAYTPGVAQPCLEIQKDISKSYELTRRHNLCLVVTDGTAVLGLGDIGPEAGMPVMEGKCVLFKSFGDVDAFPLCIRSKDVDEIVDTIALISGSFGGVNLEDISAPRCFEIEKKLKERCDIPIFHDDQHGTAVITLAGLVNALKVVGKKKENVKIVVNGAGAASISITRLLLSDGFPDITLCDRAGIIYEGRANGMNWIKNEMAQKTNRSGKKGTLADAMTGADIFIGVSAPGTVTQEMVRSMSDKAIVFACANPTPEIFPDEAREAGAAVIATGRSDFPNQINNVLAFPGIFRGTFDVRAGDINDAMKIAASRALAGLIPDEELSADYIIPAAFDPRVGKAVAVAVAQAARESGVARI, from the coding sequence ATGGACTACGCATTAGAATCCTTAAAGCTTCATGAAAAGTGGAAAGGAAAGATCGAGGTAATTTCTACAGTTCCTGTAAAAACGAAGGAAGATCTATCCCTTGCCTACACGCCTGGGGTCGCGCAGCCGTGTCTCGAGATCCAGAAGGACATAAGTAAAAGTTATGAATTGACAAGGCGTCATAACCTCTGCCTGGTCGTAACTGACGGAACAGCAGTCCTCGGCCTGGGAGACATCGGTCCCGAAGCTGGAATGCCGGTAATGGAGGGCAAATGTGTCCTTTTCAAATCGTTTGGTGATGTAGATGCCTTTCCCCTCTGTATCAGAAGCAAAGACGTCGATGAGATCGTTGATACTATTGCGCTCATCTCAGGAAGTTTCGGCGGCGTCAACCTCGAAGATATATCGGCACCGCGCTGTTTTGAAATAGAAAAAAAACTCAAAGAGAGATGCGACATCCCGATATTCCATGATGACCAGCACGGGACAGCGGTGATCACACTCGCCGGACTGGTCAATGCCCTTAAAGTGGTCGGGAAAAAGAAGGAGAACGTCAAAATAGTGGTCAACGGTGCCGGAGCGGCGAGCATCTCAATTACCAGGCTCCTTTTAAGCGACGGTTTTCCTGACATAACTTTGTGTGACCGCGCGGGGATCATTTACGAAGGCAGAGCAAACGGCATGAACTGGATAAAAAATGAAATGGCCCAAAAAACCAACAGGTCCGGGAAAAAGGGGACTTTGGCGGATGCTATGACAGGGGCTGATATTTTTATCGGTGTCTCGGCTCCCGGGACAGTTACACAAGAAATGGTCCGGTCAATGTCCGACAAGGCGATCGTTTTTGCCTGCGCCAATCCTACTCCGGAAATTTTCCCGGATGAGGCAAGAGAAGCTGGTGCCGCAGTGATAGCAACAGGAAGAAGCGATTTTCCAAACCAGATAAACAACGTTTTGGCCTTTCCCGGGATATTCAGGGGGACATTCGACGTACGGGCCGGCGACATAAATGACGCTATGAAGATAGCGGCTTCAAGAGCCCTCGCAGGTCTTATCCCGGACGAAGAACTCTCAGCCGATTACATCATCCCGGCTGCTTTTGACCCGAGAGTCGGCAAGGCTGTCGCAGTGGCAGTGGCACAGGCTGCAAGGGAAAGCGGCGTCGCAAGGATATAA
- a CDS encoding aspartate-semialdehyde dehydrogenase — protein sequence MRSVAILGATGLVGREMIKTLEERDYPVSRLIPLASPRSAGTKAVFRGEEITVEAVSENSFRNVDIALFSAGGSTSRKWAPAAADSGSVVIDNSSAWRMDPKVPLVVPEVNPGDVLEHRGIIANPNCSTIQAVVALWPLHKEAGLRYVNISTYQSVAGTGMKAVQTLRDQSEAVLRGESAPDDGVYPHQIAFNLLPHIGAFDDEGISEEEWKMVNESRKIMHLSGLKVSGITVRVPIFRCHGESITAQFEKELSPCRAREVLRSAPGVAVEDDPQNALYPMPVSGAGKDAVYVGRIRRDTGLDNAVSMWVVSDNLRKGAALNAVQIAELL from the coding sequence ATGAGATCCGTAGCGATCCTAGGAGCAACGGGGCTTGTCGGCAGGGAGATGATCAAGACCCTTGAAGAGAGGGACTATCCTGTTTCGAGGCTTATTCCGCTGGCATCGCCGAGATCTGCCGGTACGAAGGCAGTTTTCAGGGGGGAAGAGATAACTGTCGAGGCAGTCTCTGAAAATTCTTTCAGAAATGTTGACATAGCGCTCTTTTCCGCCGGCGGATCGACCTCACGTAAGTGGGCTCCTGCAGCAGCCGATTCGGGCTCCGTGGTCATAGACAACAGCTCCGCCTGGAGGATGGATCCAAAAGTCCCTCTAGTGGTTCCTGAGGTAAACCCCGGGGACGTCTTGGAACACAGGGGGATAATAGCCAACCCCAACTGTTCGACGATACAGGCAGTCGTGGCACTATGGCCACTTCATAAAGAGGCCGGCCTCAGATATGTAAATATCAGCACCTACCAGTCTGTCGCGGGCACCGGCATGAAGGCCGTACAGACCCTCAGGGACCAGTCTGAGGCCGTCCTTCGGGGTGAGAGCGCGCCGGACGACGGAGTCTATCCTCATCAGATAGCCTTCAACCTCCTGCCTCACATAGGGGCATTTGATGATGAGGGAATATCGGAAGAAGAATGGAAGATGGTCAACGAATCGCGCAAGATAATGCACCTGTCCGGACTGAAAGTCAGTGGAATAACGGTAAGAGTTCCAATATTCCGTTGCCATGGGGAGAGCATCACCGCCCAGTTCGAGAAGGAGCTTTCGCCCTGCAGGGCCAGGGAGGTCCTCCGCTCCGCGCCGGGAGTGGCAGTGGAAGACGATCCCCAAAACGCGCTCTATCCCATGCCCGTAAGCGGCGCAGGTAAAGATGCGGTCTATGTGGGAAGGATAAGGAGAGACACAGGACTCGACAACGCGGTCTCAATGTGGGTCGTATCCGACAACCTCCGCAAGGGGGCTGCGCTCAACGCCGTGCAGATAGCGGAACTGCTGTAG
- a CDS encoding aspartate kinase: MNYAELPLTVLKFGGTSVAGPERMRHVAQIVKKVRDSGYRVAVVVSAMGNMTDDLLALAKDVANTNNGREMDQLLATGEQQSVALLALALQKFGLAAQSFTALQAGIKAEGFPMEGRIYSIEPKNVERALNEGIVAVITGFQAITDSGDVITLGRGGSDLSAVAIAGALGAESCQLLKDVRGIMTGDPRVVKKPVKIDRIGFEECMEMAVQGANVLQARSVEMAARYNIPLYVGSSFSEEEGTWVMSNPVTEGLIIKAVVHDSEVAKVVLLGVPDIPGVAARLFSSLAKNGVGAEMIIQNNMRGGVNDIGFLVKKANLETAIQVSREICREIEAQGVSFDTEIARVTIVGAGIANHPEIPSKMFTILAEEGINIEMIASTALALTCIVGSNRAKDAVKALHEHFIEEASF; the protein is encoded by the coding sequence ATGAATTACGCGGAACTCCCTCTGACTGTACTTAAATTCGGCGGGACCTCCGTAGCGGGACCCGAAAGGATGAGGCATGTCGCCCAGATAGTGAAAAAAGTCCGCGACAGCGGGTACAGGGTAGCCGTAGTCGTATCCGCAATGGGCAACATGACTGACGACCTTCTGGCTCTCGCGAAAGACGTCGCTAACACAAACAACGGGCGTGAGATGGACCAGCTCCTGGCCACGGGAGAGCAGCAGAGCGTGGCTCTGCTTGCCCTCGCACTGCAGAAGTTTGGGCTCGCGGCGCAGTCGTTCACCGCGCTTCAGGCGGGTATAAAAGCTGAGGGCTTCCCGATGGAGGGCAGGATATACAGCATCGAGCCCAAGAACGTCGAAAGAGCGCTCAACGAGGGTATAGTGGCAGTCATCACAGGTTTCCAGGCCATTACAGACAGCGGGGACGTCATAACCCTCGGAAGGGGGGGCTCTGACCTGTCAGCAGTAGCGATAGCCGGAGCTCTCGGTGCCGAATCCTGCCAGCTGCTAAAGGATGTCAGGGGCATTATGACGGGAGATCCAAGAGTGGTCAAAAAACCCGTAAAGATCGACAGGATTGGTTTTGAAGAGTGCATGGAGATGGCTGTTCAGGGGGCGAACGTCCTTCAGGCGCGAAGCGTTGAAATGGCGGCCCGTTATAACATCCCGCTCTATGTGGGTTCAAGTTTTTCAGAAGAGGAGGGTACCTGGGTGATGAGCAATCCGGTAACAGAAGGTCTTATAATAAAAGCTGTGGTGCACGATTCAGAGGTGGCAAAGGTGGTCCTGCTGGGAGTCCCGGATATCCCAGGCGTGGCCGCGCGCCTTTTCAGCAGCCTGGCCAAAAACGGTGTGGGCGCTGAAATGATAATCCAGAACAACATGAGGGGCGGAGTAAACGACATCGGTTTTCTCGTCAAAAAGGCAAACCTTGAGACCGCCATACAGGTATCGCGTGAAATATGCAGGGAGATCGAGGCGCAGGGGGTCTCCTTTGACACCGAGATAGCGAGGGTGACGATCGTTGGCGCGGGGATAGCAAACCATCCCGAGATCCCTTCGAAGATGTTCACGATCCTGGCAGAAGAGGGGATCAACATAGAGATGATCGCTTCCACGGCCCTGGCGCTTACATGCATAGTGGGCTCCAACAGGGCGAAGGACGCCGTCAAGGCCCTCCATGAACACTTTATCGAGGAGGCGTCATTCTAA